One window of the Amycolatopsis mediterranei genome contains the following:
- a CDS encoding ATP-binding protein, which translates to MLNKDPRDESDKPYDKSIRKRLTRTVLIPSVTLLVLWIAVSSYFLFNGVYVRLVAASVREVSIPAATALAEFQKERQTALQYLDDPALGPARLQQQQKATDAKLSELKDAFAATISNAPDEIASKVNALKSQFDQLPVLRSQISFRSIDRAQVNSYYNGVMDTASNLFDTQARIVPDSEAATGGITATSVFRAGDMMSRETSLVSTAFSAGTFAPDDFAQFAQLSGLYRTQLTQIAPFLDASVRDRYQALTTSTAWRQLGTAEAALVKHGPWSAGEQKSVPVSETDWENATNQVAQSLNDLAITQADKVSAAAIDSGDAQLRNVIIGSIVALLASLAAIIVAVRVSRSLVDRALMTRLARLRNDSLDLARNRLPDIVERLKNGEAVDLKEELPRLDHGRDEIGQVAEAFNVAQLTAVNAAASEAKARSGVHNVFLGIAHRNQVLVHQQLQILDEMEAREDDSTQLASLFQLDHLAARARRTTENLIILGGKQPGRRWRKPVALMEVLRAAVSETEQYARVQVEQVADVAIVGAAVADTIHLVAELVDNATSFSPPGSPVEVTSRMVARGVVVDVSDQGLGMKDAVREWANAMMAEAPEFDAMALRADSSLGLFVVARLAARLGITVTFDPSRYGGLRATVLIPTQHLAGEDGGPAEATSPAETTAVLAPVGAPAPQAAAESPLRTMDTPSSFSGQIPMKRDTKPRPYPARALTPPDVLPSVPAAAPEPAVISPASDVQPTDDRPRLPRREPQQNLVAQLENEPDDSADDVVAPGEGTARTLAAFHKGTRRGRGGPDDHS; encoded by the coding sequence GTGCTGAACAAAGACCCCCGGGACGAGTCGGACAAGCCGTACGACAAGTCGATCCGCAAAAGGCTGACCAGGACCGTTCTCATTCCCAGCGTGACGCTGCTGGTGCTGTGGATCGCGGTCTCGTCGTACTTCCTCTTCAATGGCGTATACGTCCGCCTGGTCGCCGCTTCCGTGCGCGAGGTCTCGATCCCCGCCGCCACCGCGCTGGCCGAGTTCCAGAAGGAACGCCAGACCGCCCTGCAGTACCTCGACGACCCGGCGCTCGGGCCGGCCCGGCTCCAGCAGCAGCAGAAGGCCACCGACGCCAAGCTTTCCGAGCTGAAGGACGCGTTCGCCGCGACCATCTCCAACGCACCGGACGAGATCGCGTCCAAGGTGAACGCGCTGAAGTCGCAGTTCGACCAGCTGCCCGTGCTGCGCTCGCAGATCAGCTTCCGCAGCATCGACCGGGCTCAGGTCAACAGCTACTACAACGGCGTCATGGACACCGCGTCCAACCTCTTCGACACCCAGGCCCGGATCGTCCCCGACTCCGAAGCCGCGACCGGCGGCATCACGGCGACCTCGGTCTTCCGCGCCGGCGACATGATGTCGCGCGAGACATCGCTGGTCTCGACGGCCTTCTCCGCCGGCACGTTCGCCCCCGACGACTTCGCCCAGTTCGCGCAGCTGTCCGGGCTCTACCGGACCCAGCTGACGCAGATCGCGCCGTTCCTCGACGCGAGCGTCCGCGACCGGTACCAGGCGCTGACCACCAGCACGGCGTGGCGGCAGCTGGGGACGGCCGAAGCGGCGCTGGTCAAGCACGGCCCGTGGTCCGCCGGTGAGCAGAAGTCCGTGCCGGTGTCCGAAACGGACTGGGAGAACGCGACGAACCAGGTCGCCCAGAGCCTCAACGACCTCGCCATCACCCAGGCGGACAAGGTTTCGGCCGCCGCGATCGACTCCGGTGACGCCCAGCTGCGCAACGTCATCATCGGCAGCATCGTGGCCCTGCTCGCGTCGCTGGCGGCGATCATCGTGGCGGTGCGGGTGTCCCGCTCGCTCGTCGACCGCGCGCTGATGACGCGCCTCGCGCGGCTGCGCAACGACTCCCTCGACCTCGCCCGCAACCGGCTGCCGGACATCGTGGAACGGCTGAAGAACGGCGAAGCCGTCGACCTGAAGGAAGAACTCCCCCGGCTCGACCACGGCCGCGACGAGATCGGGCAGGTGGCCGAGGCGTTCAACGTCGCCCAGCTGACCGCGGTCAACGCCGCGGCGAGTGAGGCCAAGGCCCGCAGCGGTGTGCACAACGTGTTCCTCGGCATCGCGCACCGCAACCAGGTCCTCGTCCACCAGCAGCTGCAGATCCTCGACGAGATGGAAGCGCGCGAGGACGACTCGACGCAGCTGGCGTCGCTGTTCCAGCTCGACCACCTCGCCGCGCGCGCCCGCCGCACCACCGAAAACCTGATCATCCTGGGCGGCAAGCAGCCCGGCCGCCGCTGGCGCAAGCCGGTCGCGCTGATGGAGGTGCTGCGCGCCGCCGTCTCGGAAACCGAGCAGTACGCGCGGGTCCAGGTCGAGCAGGTGGCCGACGTCGCGATCGTCGGCGCCGCGGTGGCCGACACGATCCACCTCGTCGCCGAGCTCGTCGACAACGCGACGTCGTTCTCGCCGCCCGGCTCGCCGGTCGAGGTGACCAGCCGGATGGTCGCGCGCGGTGTCGTCGTCGACGTGTCGGACCAGGGGCTCGGCATGAAGGACGCCGTCCGCGAGTGGGCCAACGCGATGATGGCCGAAGCACCCGAGTTCGACGCGATGGCGCTGCGGGCCGACTCCAGCCTCGGCCTGTTCGTGGTCGCGCGCCTGGCCGCCCGGCTCGGCATCACCGTCACCTTCGACCCGTCCCGCTACGGCGGCCTGCGCGCCACCGTCCTCATCCCCACCCAGCACCTGGCCGGCGAAGACGGCGGCCCGGCCGAGGCGACCTCCCCCGCGGAGACCACCGCGGTTCTCGCCCCGGTGGGCGCTCCGGCGCCGCAGGCAGCAGCAGAAAGCCCGCTCCGCACGATGGACACGCCCAGCTCGTTCAGCGGTCAGATCCCGATGAAGCGAGACACCAAGCCGAGGCCGTACCCGGCTCGTGCCCTCACCCCGCCCGACGTCCTGCCCTCCGTGCCGGCCGCGGCGCCGGAACCGGCGGTCATCAGTCCGGCATCGGACGTGCAGCCGACCGACGACCGGCCCCGGCTGCCCCGGCGGGAGCCGCAGCAGAACCTCGTCGCCCAGCTCGAGAACGAACCCGACGACAGCGCCGACGACGTCGTGGCGCCGGGGGAAGGCACCGCGCGCACGCTCGCGGCGTTCCACAAGGGCACCCGCCGCGGGCGCGGCGGGCCGGACGACCACTCCTAA
- a CDS encoding DUF742 domain-containing protein → MTAEDGWYDEAAGPLVRPYTITSGRTPAGTARLDLSTQVMTLRSEQEPAGLGPEHVAIVQLCRHPVSVAEIAVYVKIPLGVVRVLVGDLIERGLVITRSPSHNPAQAPDLETLQAVLDGLIKY, encoded by the coding sequence ATGACCGCCGAAGACGGCTGGTACGACGAAGCCGCCGGGCCCCTGGTCCGGCCGTACACGATCACCAGCGGCCGGACGCCGGCCGGCACCGCGCGGCTGGACCTGTCCACGCAGGTGATGACCCTGCGGTCGGAGCAGGAGCCGGCCGGGCTGGGCCCGGAGCACGTGGCGATCGTGCAGCTGTGCCGCCACCCGGTGTCCGTCGCCGAGATCGCCGTCTACGTCAAGATCCCGCTCGGGGTCGTGCGGGTGCTCGTCGGCGACCTGATCGAACGCGGCCTCGTCATCACGCGCTCACCTTCCCACAACCCGGCGCAGGCGCCGGACCTCGAAACACTCCAGGCGGTTCTCGATGGCCTCATCAAGTACTGA
- a CDS encoding fatty acid desaturase, with translation MSEAIGTVPAGSTELWRDRKRYLWLIGLVVPSLAFLAIGLHAATGWGGFFWIGPVVILVLVPGIDLVAGLDRSNPPDDVLARLENDRYYRWITFAFLPVQYLGFAAACWLIARGELTVVDKIGLAVSIGCVGGIGINTAHELGHKKESHERWLSKIALAQSCYGHFYIEHNRGHHVRVATPEDPASSRVGESFYRFWPRTVFGSLKSAWRLERKRYARRDRHPYRLGNDVLNAWLMSAVLWASMIAWLGAGVLPYLVIQAVVGFSLLEVVNYMEHYGMLRQRVGAPGRRRYERVDPSHSWNSNNIATNVLLYHLQRHSDHHANPTRRYQTLRDFAESPVLPTGYAGMIVLALVPPLWRRVMDPRVLAHYGGDISRANIQPGKRAKVLARYGTRVTAAAREVADTRGDATEGGRCPGCGYVYDEQRGDPREGFPAGTPWAAIPDSWCCPDCGVREKVDFVAPGRVSPAGGGPT, from the coding sequence ATGAGCGAAGCGATCGGGACCGTGCCCGCCGGCTCGACCGAGCTGTGGCGCGACCGCAAGCGGTACCTGTGGCTGATCGGCCTGGTCGTGCCGTCCCTGGCGTTCCTCGCCATCGGGCTGCACGCCGCCACCGGGTGGGGTGGCTTCTTCTGGATCGGGCCGGTCGTGATCCTCGTGCTCGTGCCCGGCATCGACCTCGTCGCCGGGCTCGACCGGAGCAATCCGCCCGACGACGTCCTCGCGCGGCTGGAGAACGACCGCTACTACCGCTGGATCACCTTCGCCTTCCTGCCCGTCCAGTACCTCGGCTTCGCCGCGGCGTGCTGGCTGATCGCGCGGGGCGAGCTCACCGTGGTGGACAAGATCGGGCTCGCCGTGTCGATCGGGTGCGTCGGCGGGATCGGCATCAACACCGCGCACGAACTGGGCCACAAGAAGGAAAGCCACGAGCGCTGGCTGTCGAAGATCGCGCTGGCGCAGAGCTGCTACGGGCACTTCTACATCGAGCACAACCGCGGCCACCACGTCCGCGTGGCGACCCCGGAGGACCCGGCGAGCAGCCGCGTCGGCGAAAGCTTCTACCGCTTCTGGCCGCGCACGGTGTTCGGCTCGCTGAAGTCGGCGTGGCGGCTGGAGCGCAAGCGCTACGCCCGGCGCGACCGGCACCCCTACCGGCTCGGCAACGACGTGCTCAACGCGTGGCTGATGTCCGCGGTGCTGTGGGCGTCGATGATCGCCTGGCTCGGCGCGGGTGTCCTGCCCTACCTCGTGATCCAGGCCGTCGTCGGGTTTTCGCTGCTGGAGGTCGTCAACTACATGGAGCACTACGGCATGCTGCGGCAGCGGGTCGGCGCCCCCGGGCGCCGCCGGTACGAGCGCGTCGATCCCAGTCACAGCTGGAACTCCAACAACATCGCCACGAACGTCCTGCTCTACCACCTGCAGCGGCACAGTGACCACCACGCCAACCCGACCCGCCGCTACCAGACGCTGCGCGACTTCGCCGAGTCGCCGGTGCTGCCCACCGGGTACGCCGGGATGATCGTGCTCGCGCTCGTCCCGCCGCTGTGGCGCCGCGTGATGGACCCGCGGGTGCTCGCCCACTACGGCGGCGACATCTCGCGCGCCAACATCCAGCCGGGCAAGCGGGCGAAAGTACTGGCCCGCTACGGAACCCGCGTCACCGCGGCCGCGCGCGAGGTCGCCGACACCCGCGGCGACGCCACCGAAGGCGGCAGGTGCCCCGGCTGCGGGTACGTCTACGACGAGCAGCGCGGCGACCCGCGGGAGGGCTTCCCGGCCGGCACGCCGTGGGCGGCGATCCCGGACTCCTGGTGCTGCCCGGACTGCGGCGTGCGCGAGAAGGTCGACTTCGTCGCGCCGGGGCGGGTGAGCCCGGCCGGGGGTGGCCCGACCTAG
- a CDS encoding kynureninase, with protein sequence MTTDISPARADRLDAEDELAAFRERFVPIGDPGVVAYLDGNSLGRPLRATAERLRELVEHEWGGRLIRAWEERWLALPEELGDELGRVALGAAPGQTIVADSTSVCLYKTLRAAAALRPGRDEIVTDTANFPTDRFLVESVAAELGLTVRWAESEDVAAVAGPRTAVVTLSHVDYRTAAITDLAAVTRVVHEHGGLVVWDLCHSVGSLPVELDAAGADFAVGCTYKFLNAGPGAPAFLYANARHHAAFGQPVTGWMGAADTFGMAAEYVPAPGIRRALSGTPPVLGMVGVQEGVALLAEAGIGRVRAKAVALGRWVLALADAWLVPLGFTIASPRDDDRRGGHVTLRHPDAERLSHVLIEHGVLIDFRRPDGIRIGLSPLTTGFAEVRRAMDRIRELAG encoded by the coding sequence ATGACGACCGACATCTCGCCCGCACGAGCGGACCGCCTCGACGCCGAAGACGAACTCGCCGCCTTCCGCGAGCGGTTCGTGCCCATCGGCGATCCCGGTGTCGTGGCCTACCTCGACGGGAACTCGCTCGGGCGGCCGCTGCGGGCCACCGCCGAGCGGCTGCGCGAGCTCGTCGAGCACGAGTGGGGCGGGCGGCTCATCCGGGCCTGGGAGGAGCGCTGGCTCGCGCTCCCCGAAGAACTCGGCGACGAGCTGGGCCGCGTCGCGCTCGGGGCCGCGCCCGGGCAGACCATCGTCGCCGACTCGACGTCCGTCTGCCTCTACAAGACGCTCCGGGCCGCCGCCGCGCTGCGGCCGGGGCGGGACGAGATCGTCACCGACACCGCGAACTTCCCCACCGACCGGTTCCTCGTCGAGAGCGTTGCCGCCGAACTCGGGCTCACCGTCCGGTGGGCCGAGAGCGAAGACGTCGCAGCGGTCGCCGGGCCGCGGACCGCGGTCGTCACCCTGTCCCATGTGGACTACCGGACGGCCGCGATCACCGACCTGGCCGCCGTCACGCGGGTGGTGCACGAGCACGGCGGCCTCGTCGTCTGGGACCTCTGCCACAGCGTCGGCTCGCTGCCCGTCGAGTTGGACGCGGCCGGCGCCGACTTCGCCGTCGGCTGCACCTACAAGTTCCTCAACGCCGGGCCCGGCGCGCCCGCGTTCCTCTACGCCAACGCGCGCCACCACGCGGCGTTCGGCCAGCCCGTCACCGGCTGGATGGGCGCGGCCGACACGTTCGGCATGGCCGCCGAGTACGTGCCCGCGCCCGGCATCCGGCGGGCGCTGTCGGGCACGCCGCCGGTGCTCGGCATGGTGGGCGTCCAGGAAGGCGTGGCGCTGCTGGCGGAAGCGGGCATCGGCCGCGTGCGCGCCAAGGCCGTCGCACTGGGCCGGTGGGTGCTCGCCCTCGCCGACGCGTGGCTCGTCCCGCTCGGGTTCACGATCGCTTCCCCGCGCGACGACGACCGCCGCGGCGGCCACGTCACCCTCCGCCACCCGGACGCCGAACGGCTTTCCCACGTCCTCATCGAGCACGGCGTGCTGATCGACTTCCGCCGTCCGGACGGCATCCGCATCGGGTTGAGCCCGCTCACCACCGGCTTCGCCGAGGTCCGGCGCGCGATGGACCGCATCCGCGAACTGGCCGGCTGA
- a CDS encoding GTP-binding protein — protein sequence MVPTPVKIIIAGGFGAGKTTMVGSVSEIPPLTTEEVLTEASAGVDDLSGVERKTTTTVALDFGRITISPRHVLYLFGTPGQARFWFMWDDLARGAIGTVVLVDTRRLETSFAAIDFFERRKIPFVVAVNCFDNAPRYTADEIREALVVPDRVPIVMCDARDRDSSKLALIRLVKHAMTVVPAARV from the coding sequence ATGGTCCCCACGCCGGTCAAGATCATCATCGCGGGCGGTTTCGGCGCGGGGAAGACCACGATGGTCGGTTCGGTCAGCGAGATCCCGCCGCTGACCACCGAAGAGGTGCTCACCGAGGCGAGCGCCGGCGTCGACGACCTGTCCGGTGTCGAGCGGAAGACGACCACGACGGTCGCGCTGGACTTCGGCCGGATCACCATCTCGCCGCGGCACGTGCTGTACCTGTTCGGGACGCCGGGCCAGGCGCGCTTCTGGTTCATGTGGGACGACCTGGCCCGCGGGGCGATCGGGACGGTCGTGCTGGTCGACACCCGGCGGCTGGAGACCAGCTTCGCCGCGATCGACTTCTTCGAACGCCGGAAGATCCCGTTCGTCGTCGCGGTGAACTGCTTCGACAACGCGCCGCGCTACACCGCCGACGAGATCCGCGAAGCCCTGGTCGTCCCGGACCGTGTGCCGATCGTCATGTGTGACGCACGTGACCGCGATTCCAGCAAGCTCGCGCTGATCCGGCTCGTCAAGCACGCGATGACCGTGGTGCCGGCCGCCCGGGTCTGA
- a CDS encoding LysR substrate-binding domain-containing protein has protein sequence MTSFKLAYVPGATPAKWVRTWGERVPEVPLTLVPVAAADAAGLLRAREADAALLRSPIDRDGLHAIPLYTETTVVVVPKDHLIAAADEVSTGDLADEVVLHPLDDALEWPELPGRAAVSRPETTADAIELVAAGVGVLVVPQSIARLHHRRDLTYRPVEDAPQSSVALSWLEEETTDLMEQFIGIVRGRTVNSTRGRSPEPAERKRPERKPAAAKAANAVKAAKPVRRNAGGGAGKRRRRA, from the coding sequence GTGACCTCTTTCAAGCTCGCGTACGTCCCGGGAGCGACCCCCGCCAAGTGGGTGCGGACCTGGGGTGAGCGGGTGCCGGAGGTGCCGCTGACCCTCGTCCCGGTCGCCGCCGCCGACGCGGCGGGCCTGCTGCGCGCCCGGGAGGCCGACGCCGCGTTGCTGCGGTCCCCGATCGATCGGGACGGCCTGCACGCGATCCCGCTCTACACCGAGACGACGGTCGTCGTGGTCCCCAAGGATCACCTGATCGCGGCGGCGGACGAAGTGTCCACCGGCGACCTGGCCGACGAGGTCGTGCTGCACCCGCTCGACGACGCGCTGGAGTGGCCGGAACTGCCCGGCCGCGCGGCGGTTTCGCGGCCCGAGACGACGGCCGACGCGATCGAGCTGGTCGCCGCCGGGGTCGGGGTGCTCGTCGTCCCGCAGTCGATCGCCCGGCTGCACCACCGCCGGGACCTCACCTACCGGCCGGTCGAGGACGCGCCGCAGTCGAGCGTCGCGCTGTCGTGGCTGGAGGAGGAGACGACGGACCTGATGGAGCAGTTCATCGGGATCGTCCGCGGCCGGACGGTGAACAGCACGCGCGGTCGCTCGCCGGAACCGGCCGAACGCAAGCGCCCGGAGCGCAAGCCCGCCGCGGCGAAAGCGGCCAACGCGGTGAAAGCGGCCAAGCCGGTCCGGCGGAACGCGGGCGGGGGCGCGGGGAAGCGCCGTCGCCGAGCCTGA
- a CDS encoding haloalkane dehalogenase: MLHHEETGTGTPIVFLHGNPSSSHSWRHVLPHVGGGRLLAPDLIGMGRSPKPDIAYTFADHAQHLDAWFDALGLDDVVLVGHDWGGALAFDWAARNPGRVRGVAFFETIVKPMAWDDLTPQAAERSRKIRTPGAGEEMVLTQDLFIRQAFTGGVRTPVGDDDLAAYLAPFPTPESRRPVLAWARQLPLGGDPAELVTRIEAYDEWLATSESTPKLLLTFEGSPTLLIGEKMAQWCADHIAGLEVVAGGEAGHHAQEDRPKEIAAEIAAWLDRHGLR, from the coding sequence ATGCTGCACCACGAAGAAACCGGCACCGGCACCCCGATCGTCTTCCTGCACGGCAATCCCTCCTCGTCGCACAGCTGGCGCCACGTCCTCCCGCACGTCGGCGGCGGGCGGCTGCTGGCTCCCGACCTGATCGGCATGGGCCGGTCGCCGAAGCCGGACATCGCGTACACCTTCGCCGACCACGCCCAGCACCTCGACGCCTGGTTCGACGCGCTCGGCCTGGACGACGTCGTGCTCGTCGGGCACGACTGGGGCGGCGCGCTCGCCTTCGACTGGGCCGCCCGGAATCCCGGCCGGGTCCGCGGGGTCGCGTTCTTCGAGACCATCGTCAAGCCCATGGCCTGGGACGACCTGACGCCGCAGGCGGCCGAGCGGTCGCGCAAGATCCGGACGCCGGGTGCCGGCGAGGAAATGGTGCTGACGCAGGACCTCTTCATCCGCCAGGCGTTCACCGGCGGGGTGCGCACCCCGGTCGGTGACGACGACCTGGCGGCCTACCTCGCCCCCTTCCCGACGCCCGAAAGCCGCCGTCCGGTGCTCGCCTGGGCGCGCCAGCTGCCGCTGGGCGGCGACCCGGCCGAGCTGGTCACCCGGATCGAGGCCTACGACGAGTGGCTGGCCACCAGCGAGAGCACCCCGAAGCTGCTCCTGACGTTCGAAGGCTCACCGACGCTGCTCATCGGCGAGAAAATGGCGCAGTGGTGCGCCGACCACATCGCCGGGCTGGAGGTCGTCGCCGGCGGGGAGGCCGGGCACCACGCCCAGGAAGACCGGCCCAAGGAGATCGCCGCGGAAATCGCGGCCTGGCTGGACCGGCACGGCCTCCGCTGA
- a CDS encoding isoamylase, whose amino-acid sequence MIKISKSRGGTQRVTFSLPVGAPPGRVSVVGSFNDWTPGRHHLTPRSNGRRSASVDVAPGTVLHFRYLGEDGHWFDDPDLPDRADGNCVCATS is encoded by the coding sequence GTGATCAAGATCAGCAAGAGCCGGGGCGGCACCCAGCGCGTCACCTTCAGCCTCCCGGTCGGCGCACCGCCCGGCCGGGTGAGCGTCGTGGGCTCGTTCAACGACTGGACCCCCGGCCGCCACCACCTCACGCCGCGGTCCAACGGCCGCCGGTCGGCGTCGGTCGACGTGGCGCCGGGCACGGTCCTGCACTTCCGCTACCTCGGCGAGGACGGGCACTGGTTCGACGACCCCGACCTGCCCGACCGCGCCGACGGCAACTGCGTCTGCGCGACCTCCTGA
- a CDS encoding DUF5997 family protein, whose protein sequence is MTSHKTAQTMKPATAAKKLGVYLEATPAEFREGVVTRDELNALQADPPEWLRELRRTGPHPRPVVAAKLGVSIGGLTRGGITEPLTTEQIDALKAESPDWLVRERATQAEVRKETVRVKENKG, encoded by the coding sequence ATGACGTCGCACAAGACCGCCCAGACGATGAAGCCCGCGACCGCGGCGAAGAAGCTGGGTGTGTACCTCGAAGCCACCCCCGCGGAGTTCCGGGAGGGCGTCGTGACGCGCGACGAGCTGAACGCGCTGCAGGCCGACCCGCCCGAGTGGCTGCGCGAGCTGCGTCGCACGGGCCCCCACCCGCGGCCGGTGGTCGCGGCGAAGCTGGGCGTCTCCATCGGCGGCCTCACCCGCGGCGGTATCACCGAGCCGCTGACCACCGAGCAGATCGACGCCCTCAAGGCGGAAAGCCCCGACTGGCTGGTGCGGGAGCGCGCCACCCAGGCCGAGGTGCGGAAGGAAACGGTGCGGGTCAAGGAGAACAAGGGCTGA
- a CDS encoding TetR/AcrR family transcriptional regulator: MAIMSGAVPVPAEGGQHRRPIIAAAIELTARSGWPAVTMARLAELAGVSRQTVYNEIGSKAALAEAMVAHELGRFLSVVGAAFDRHPDDLVEAIYDAVRAVLELAHDNTLLRAIVSATHGTAPELLPLLTTDSGALLAQAKAVVADRVAAYRPPLGGDQVDVVIDLIVRTVLSHVMQPSDTPARTADGLAWVAARVLGVTANPPLRHT, translated from the coding sequence ATGGCGATCATGAGCGGGGCAGTTCCGGTGCCGGCGGAAGGTGGTCAGCACCGGCGGCCGATCATCGCCGCGGCGATCGAGCTGACCGCCCGGTCCGGCTGGCCGGCCGTCACGATGGCCCGGCTGGCCGAACTGGCGGGCGTCAGCCGTCAGACGGTGTACAACGAGATCGGCTCCAAGGCCGCGCTGGCCGAAGCGATGGTCGCGCACGAGCTCGGCCGGTTCCTCTCGGTGGTCGGCGCCGCCTTCGACCGCCACCCGGACGACCTGGTCGAGGCGATCTACGACGCCGTCCGCGCGGTCCTCGAGCTCGCCCACGACAACACGCTGCTGCGCGCGATCGTCTCGGCGACGCACGGCACCGCCCCCGAACTGCTCCCGCTGCTGACCACCGACTCGGGTGCGCTGCTCGCCCAGGCGAAGGCCGTGGTGGCCGATCGCGTGGCCGCCTACCGCCCACCGCTGGGCGGCGACCAGGTCGACGTGGTGATCGACCTGATCGTCCGCACGGTCCTCAGCCACGTCATGCAGCCGTCGGACACCCCGGCCCGCACCGCCGACGGCCTGGCGTGGGTCGCGGCGCGGGTCCTCGGGGTGACGGCGAACCCGCCGTTGCGGCACACGTGA
- a CDS encoding roadblock/LC7 domain-containing protein — translation MNEYGSPKPDLNWLLDDMVNRVVGAQNAIVLSADGLLIGKSAGMSKDDSDQLSAIASSLQSLAKGVSKQFNRGPVLQNMIEMERGYLFVSAAGQGACLAVLAADNVDVEMIAYEMSRLVKRVGDYMASAPREAASVLREAT, via the coding sequence ATGAACGAGTACGGGAGCCCCAAACCCGATCTCAACTGGCTGCTCGACGACATGGTGAACCGCGTGGTCGGCGCGCAGAACGCCATCGTGCTGTCCGCCGACGGGCTGCTGATCGGCAAGTCGGCCGGGATGAGCAAGGACGACTCGGACCAGCTTTCGGCCATCGCCTCCAGCCTGCAAAGCCTCGCCAAGGGTGTGAGCAAGCAGTTCAACCGCGGCCCGGTGCTGCAGAACATGATCGAGATGGAGCGCGGCTACCTGTTCGTCTCCGCGGCCGGGCAGGGTGCCTGCCTCGCGGTGCTGGCCGCGGACAACGTCGACGTCGAAATGATCGCCTACGAGATGAGCCGGCTCGTCAAGCGCGTCGGTGACTACATGGCGTCCGCGCCGCGGGAAGCGGCGTCGGTGCTCCGGGAGGCCACATGA
- a CDS encoding SdrD B-like domain-containing protein: protein MKNLARLAALALTIAAPLALAGPALADETGSISGYVWSDLNSNGLWDTGEPAISGNWMSIEGTNTGMYSDAGGHYEFKNLPAGSYTVKSMDRSLLANQGWTRLGGDSQFRGADGKVWNPVVLTAGQRVTNLNSGFATAKVDYVADKIYLSNAAPKVGEVIDIVAAAHPDGNVYDQFGGQLSLPDGLRVVDRLGTMPGYYSTEPAGKVTGFYYDRHAPSVYEFVGARVVVEKPLSAAEIKFTVWKGLFGSTDPNTANDVSSATLTTS, encoded by the coding sequence ATGAAGAACCTCGCTCGCCTCGCCGCTCTCGCTCTCACCATCGCCGCACCGCTCGCCCTCGCCGGTCCGGCCCTGGCCGACGAAACCGGCTCCATCTCCGGCTACGTGTGGTCCGACCTCAACAGCAACGGCCTGTGGGACACGGGTGAGCCGGCCATCAGCGGCAACTGGATGTCCATCGAGGGCACCAACACCGGCATGTATTCGGACGCCGGCGGGCACTACGAGTTCAAGAACCTCCCGGCGGGCAGCTACACGGTGAAGTCGATGGACCGCTCCCTCCTGGCCAACCAGGGCTGGACGAGGCTGGGTGGCGACTCGCAGTTCCGCGGCGCCGACGGCAAGGTCTGGAACCCGGTGGTCCTGACCGCCGGCCAGCGGGTGACGAACCTGAACAGCGGGTTCGCCACCGCCAAGGTCGACTACGTGGCCGACAAGATCTACCTCAGCAACGCGGCCCCGAAGGTCGGCGAAGTGATCGACATCGTCGCGGCCGCGCACCCGGACGGCAACGTCTACGACCAGTTCGGCGGCCAGCTCTCGCTGCCGGACGGCCTGCGCGTCGTCGACCGGCTCGGCACCATGCCCGGGTACTACTCGACCGAGCCGGCCGGCAAGGTCACCGGCTTCTACTACGACCGCCACGCGCCGAGTGTGTACGAGTTCGTCGGCGCTCGGGTGGTCGTCGAGAAGCCGCTGTCCGCGGCCGAGATCAAGTTCACCGTGTGGAAGGGGCTGTTCGGCAGCACCGACCCCAACACGGCCAACGACGTCAGCTCGGCGACGCTCACCACCAGCTGA
- a CDS encoding MarR family winged helix-turn-helix transcriptional regulator, producing the protein MSTPGHLVWRLSTKWRVAVDRALAPIGLTHAQYVFLSSLSGLERAGARPSQRELADHTGLEALYVSKLARTLDAEGLVERTRDPADTRTVRLRLTPRGREVTEPAIATVAELLDRLLAPLGGRHGDRTAALARELTLLLDTPLES; encoded by the coding sequence ATGAGCACTCCCGGTCACCTCGTCTGGCGGCTCTCCACGAAGTGGCGAGTCGCCGTGGACCGCGCCCTCGCCCCGATCGGGCTGACGCACGCGCAGTACGTCTTCCTGTCCTCGCTCTCCGGGCTGGAGCGCGCCGGAGCGCGGCCGAGCCAGCGCGAGCTGGCCGACCACACCGGCCTGGAAGCGCTCTACGTCTCCAAACTCGCCCGCACGCTCGACGCCGAAGGTCTCGTCGAACGCACCCGCGACCCGGCCGACACCCGGACCGTCCGGCTGCGCCTCACCCCCCGCGGACGCGAGGTGACCGAGCCGGCGATCGCCACCGTGGCCGAGCTGCTCGACCGGCTCCTCGCCCCGCTCGGCGGCCGGCACGGCGACCGCACCGCGGCGCTGGCGCGCGAGCTCACCCTCCTGCTCGACACCCCACTCGAGTCCTGA